Proteins co-encoded in one Echeneis naucrates chromosome 22, fEcheNa1.1, whole genome shotgun sequence genomic window:
- the fcf1 gene encoding rRNA-processing protein FCF1 homolog isoform X2 — translation MGKQKTKKFAAMKRMISLKDTRMPKVPSCMFFQYNTQLGPPYHILVDTNFINFSIKAKLDIVQSMMDCLYAKCIPYITDCVMAEIEKLGMKYRVALRIAKDPRFERLPCAHKGTYADDCLVQRVTQHKCYILATVDRDLKRRVRKIPGVPIMYISNHRYNIERMPDDYGAPRF, via the exons ATG ggaaagcagaaaacaaagaagtttGCTGCAATGAAGAGAATGATAAGTCTGAAAGATACAAGAAT GCCAAAGGTCCCGTCATGCATGTTCTTCCAGTACAACACTCAGCTTGGTCCACCATACCACATTCTGGTTGACACCAATTTCATCAACTTCTCTATCAAGGCCAAATTGGACATTGTTCAGTCTATGATGGACTGTTTGTATGCCAAAT GTATCCCATATATCACAGACTGTGTGATGGCTGAGATTGAAAAGCTTGGAATGAAGTACAGAGTTGCGCTCAG GATAGCCAAAGATCCAAGGTTTGAGCGGCTGCCGTGCGCACACAAGGGAACATATGCCGATGACTGTTTAGTCCAAAGAGTAACACAG cACAAGTGTTACATTTTGGCCACTGTGGACAGAGATCTAAAGAGAAGAGTCAGGAAAATCCCTGGAGTTCCTATCATGTACATTTCAAACCACAG GTATAATATTGAACGGATGCCTGATGACTACGGTGCTCCaagattttaa
- the fcf1 gene encoding rRNA-processing protein FCF1 homolog isoform X1, with protein sequence MGKQKTKKFAAMKRMISLKDTRIKEKDRAKAKEKKKKDPSELKEREVPKVPSCMFFQYNTQLGPPYHILVDTNFINFSIKAKLDIVQSMMDCLYAKCIPYITDCVMAEIEKLGMKYRVALRIAKDPRFERLPCAHKGTYADDCLVQRVTQHKCYILATVDRDLKRRVRKIPGVPIMYISNHRYNIERMPDDYGAPRF encoded by the exons ATG ggaaagcagaaaacaaagaagtttGCTGCAATGAAGAGAATGATAAGTCTGAAAGATACAAGAAT aaaagagaaggacagagctaaagcaaaagagaaaaagaagaaagatccCTCAGAGCTTAAGGAGAGAGAAGT GCCAAAGGTCCCGTCATGCATGTTCTTCCAGTACAACACTCAGCTTGGTCCACCATACCACATTCTGGTTGACACCAATTTCATCAACTTCTCTATCAAGGCCAAATTGGACATTGTTCAGTCTATGATGGACTGTTTGTATGCCAAAT GTATCCCATATATCACAGACTGTGTGATGGCTGAGATTGAAAAGCTTGGAATGAAGTACAGAGTTGCGCTCAG GATAGCCAAAGATCCAAGGTTTGAGCGGCTGCCGTGCGCACACAAGGGAACATATGCCGATGACTGTTTAGTCCAAAGAGTAACACAG cACAAGTGTTACATTTTGGCCACTGTGGACAGAGATCTAAAGAGAAGAGTCAGGAAAATCCCTGGAGTTCCTATCATGTACATTTCAAACCACAG GTATAATATTGAACGGATGCCTGATGACTACGGTGCTCCaagattttaa